TAAGGTCACCGAGGTCAAGGTTCGCTCCGTGCTGACCTGCCAGACCCCGGCCGGCGTATGTGCCAAGTGCTACGGCAAGTCCATGGCTTCCGGCCAGCTCGTCGATATCGGCGAGGCTGTCGGCATCGTGGCTGCGCAGTCCATTGGTGAGCCGGGTACCCAGCTGACCATGCGTACGTTCCACCAGGGTGGTGTCGGTGGCGATATTACCGGCGGTCTGCCGCGTGTTCAGGAGCTCTTCGAGGCCCGTAACCCGAAGAACCGCGCTCCTATCGCCTCTGTTGACGGCACCGTATCCCTGTCCGATGAGGGCAACTTCTGGACCCTGACCATCACCCCGGATGACGGCTCTGATGACGTGGTCTATGAGAAGCTCTCCAAGCGTCAGGGCTTGGCTCAGGTTCGTCGCCCGATGGAGTCCAACCCGGACGCCATGATTGAGCGTTCCCTCAAGGACGGCGACCATGTTGAGACTGGTGACCGCCTGATGCGTGGTGCGGCTGACCCGCACGACGTGCTCGAGGTCCTCGGCCGCCGTGGCGTGGAGCAGCACCTCATCAACGAGGTTCAGGCTGTGTACCGTACCCAGGGTGTGGCTATCCACGATAAGCACATCGAGATCATCATCCGCCAGATGCTGCGCCGCGGCACCGTCATTGATGCAGGTACCACGGACTTGCTGCCGGGTAACCTCATCGACCTCTCTGAGGCCAAGCAGCTCAATGCTGCCCAGGTTGCAGAGGGCGGCGAGCCAGCTCAGCTGCGCTCGGAGATCATGGGTATTACCAAGGCTTCCTTGGCTACTGAGTCCTGGCTGTCCGCTGCATCGTTCCAGGAGACCACTCGAGTGCTTACCGACGCCGCTATTAATAAGCGCTCCGATAAGCTCATTGGCCTCAAGGAGAACGTCATCATCGGTAAGCTCATCCCGGCCGGTACCGGTATCTCCCGCTACCGCAATATCTCCGTTAAGCCGACCGAGGCTGCGCGCAACGCTGCATACTCGATCCCGACTTATGGCGATTCCATCTACGGCGATGACGGCTTCGGTGAATTCACCGGCGCTTCCGTCCCGCTGGATGAGGACTTCACCTTCTAACGTGCAGTTCAATTTGCGTTAACGCGGGAAATTAACAGCCCCGCCTTCCTGAACGGTAGGAAGGCGGGGCTGTTTGGATGTCTAGGGCGCACCGCTAAACTGCTTTGCTAGTATGAATGCAGCTTTTGGCCAGCCACTTTAAAGGAGTGCGGCCTAAGTCATTGAAAACTGCACACTTCACGGGTGCTTGCGCGCTGCTCTGTTGAGCAGCTGCGTCGGGCTGAGATGCCACAGATGTTGTGGCGAACCGTTGAACCTGATCCGGATAATGCCGGCGAGAGGGAGGAAATTATGACTACTAATACACGTGTGTCCGCTGCCCCGAAGCGCAGCCTGAATTGGCGCGTGGTCGATATTGTGGTGGCATCCGTGTTGGGTGTGGCCTGTGGCTTTGTGTTCCTAGGGTGGAATGCGGTGGGCTATGCCTGGTTTGAGGCCATGGATGCCGTGACACCGGGTCTGGGGGGTATCGCTACAGGTATTTGGCTTATCGGTGGCGTGCTTGGTGGCCTGATTATTCGGAAGCCAGGTGCCGCCATCTATGTTGAGGTATTGGCCGCCACCGTATCGGCGGTGCTGGGCTCCCAGTGGGGCATTAGCACCTTGTACTCCGGCCTCGCGCAGGGCATTGGTGTGGAGATCGTCCTGGCCATTTTCCTCTACCGTAAGTTTGGTCTGGGCGTGTCTATCTTGGCCGGCATGGCTGCCGGTTGGGGTGCTTTTGTTCTGGAGCTATTTCTCTCCGGCAACCTGGCGCGTAGCTTTGAATTCAAAGTTATTTACCTTGCTACGCTGAGCGTTTCCGGTGCTATTTTGGCCGGTGCGTTGGGCTACTTTGTGGTCAAGGCGTTGGCAAAGACCGGTGCTTTGGACCGCTTTGCCGCAGGCCGTGAACAGCGCGCTTAGGGCGAGTTGTTTCGGTGTCTGATTTTTCGACGCTGGCGGGAAACGCCACCAAGATAACCGCCCGAGGCTTTGGGTGGACCCATGCAGGGCGAAAGCAGCCGGCCTTGGCCGATATTGACTTGGTCATTGAGCCAGGTGAACGCGTGCTTCTCTGCGGCGACTCGGGATCGGGTAAGTCTACTTTGCTGGCTGCGATGGCTGGAGTGCTCGGCTCCGACGAGGAGGGCACCCGCACGGGCGAGATACTTCTGGAAGACTCCAGCGGCATGGTGGAGGAACCGGGGTGCTCCATCCCGGTAGGGCTGGTGCTCCAGGATCCGGATTCGCAGGTGATCTCCGCGCGTGTGGGGGACGATATTGCTTTTGGCTGCGAAAACCTGGCTTACCCGCGTGAGGAAATTTGGCGTCGAGTAGCGGCTGCCAAGGAGTTGGTGGGTCCTTTTGTACCGCTGGACTTTCCCACCGAGCGGCTCTCCGGTGGGCAGAAGCAGCGCTTGGCACTCGCCGGCGTCATCGCTATGGGGGCGGGCGTAGTGCTTCTCGACGAACCCACGGCCAACCTTGACCCCGCCGGCGCACGCGATGTGGTGCGCGCCGTGTCTAGGCTGGTGGAAGAAACCGGCGCGACGCTCGTGGTGGTAGAGCACCAGCACGCGGCGTGGGACGGCGTGCTCGACCGCGCAGTGGAGCTGGACCGCGGGCGCATCGTGGCCGACATTTCCTTCGCGGAGGTGGCCCAGCGCCGCCAGGTCTCCGGCCTGCCGCAGGCGCGACGCCTTAGTGAAGCCGACCTTGCGCAGCGCGAGGCCGCGCTGTGGAGTACGGACCTCGTCACCCGCTATGGTCCGCCGCGCACGATTGCGCTGCCAGCGGGAGCATCTACGGTCATTACTGGGCCGAATGGCGCGGGTAAGTCCACCTGGTTGATGACCATGGCCGGCTTGCTGCCGGCTGAATCTGGTGAGATTGGGGTGGCTGATTTCGTACGCCGAGGAGTCAAGGGGCCACCGCTGCGCTGGAAATCGCGCGAGCTGGCGGACCGCATTGGCTATGTCTTCCAAAATCCGGAGCACCAATTCGTCGCCCGCACGGTAGCCGAGGAGCTGCGGGTTGCGCCCAAGGTAATGCGCGTAGAACCGCCTGAGGAGAGAATCGCGCAGCTCGTGGAATCACTGCGGCTGGAGCATCTCTTGGAGGCCAACCCGTTTACGCTTTCAGGCGGCGAGAAACGGCGCCTGTCAGTGGCCACTGCCTTGGTGACCGCGCCGTCGGTGCTGCTTTTGGATGAGCCCACCTTTGGGCAAGACCCCCAGACCTTTGTGGAGCTGGTGCGCTTGCTGCGGCAATTGGCAGATGATGGCACCACCATCGCCTCGATTACCCATGACCCGCTATTTATCCAGGCCTTGGGGGATCACCGAGTGGAGGTTCACGGTGCCTAATCTTTTGCGCGGGGCTAACCCGCTTAGTCGCATCTTTTTGATGTTTATCTGGGTTACCCCACTATTGGCCTCCATTGACTGGGTTTCGGCTGCGGTGTCGCTGGCGTTGACGCTGACCTTCGCCCCGCTTTGCGGAGTGTCGTGGGTGCGGCTATTTAAGGCCGGTTGGTTCCTGTTTCTCATCGCGCCGATTTCCGGTATTTCCATGCTGTTATACGGCGAGCCAGGTGGCAAGGAGTATTTCAGTTGGTGGCTCATTGCGGTCACACAGAACTCGCTAACCCTCGCTATCGCCATTACGCTGCGCGTTTTTGCTGTGGCGCTGCCCATGGTGGTCCTAGCCCGCGATATTGACCCGACGGAATTGGGTGATGCGCTCTCGCAGATCCTCAAGCTGCCCTCGCGCTTTGTTATTGGTGCGGTCGCCGGGGTGCGTATGATGACGCTCTTCCAATCCGATTGGCAGTCGTTGGGGATGGCGCGCAGGGCGAGGGGGCTGACGGACGTCGGCAAGCTGCAGCATTTGCTGACCATGTCTTTTGGCCTTCTGGTAATTGCGCTGCGCCGCGGTGGCAAGTTGGCCACCGCCATGGAGGCGCGCGGTTTCGGCCGTACCCCGCCTGGCGGTGGGAAGCGCTCGTGGGCGCGTGAGTCGCGGCTGCGGGCCCGCGATGGGTGGATTATGGCCTGCGGCGCCGTCCTTGCTTTCGTACCGGTGGTAGTTTCGGTACTCACTGGGGCCTGGAGATTCTTCGGCCTATAAACCGCGAAAGCAGTGATTGAGCGACCATGGACTTTGATAGCCAACAAGAGCGCCTTTTAGAGGACATCGTCAAGCTGGCCGTAGCCAGAAAGCGCGCCTTCAAGCCGGTGACCGTGCTTATCGACGGCCCCTCGGGCGCCGGCAAAACCTGGACTTCTGCCGCGCTGGCCGAGCGCACCAATTGGCGGGTGGTGCACCTCGATGAGTTTTATCCCGGCTGGCATGGCTTGGATAAGGGCTCGGACATGGTGGCCGAGCAGGTTTTGCGCACCATGAACCCCGGCTACTGGCGCTGGGACTGGGAAGCAGGTGCCCCGGGGGACTGGGCCAGCTTGGACGTGCGCGATGATCTCATCGTGGAGGGCGTGGGCTCCGTAACCGCCGCCAATATTGCCGCGGCCAAGGAGAGGGGAGCGGTAGTAAGCGTGCTTATCGACGGCCCCCGTGACCAACGCCGCGAACGCGCCATCGCCCGCGAGCCTGGCTACGAGCCGTGGTTTGAAACGTGGGAAGAACAGGAAAAGAACTACTTTGCCACCAAGGCCGCCGAGGCCGACCTAGTCTGGGAATGGTCCTAGCAGGAGGAAGCTGCCGATCGCGTTTTGTATAAAGCGCGGTCGGTTTGCTACTCTAAACGTCAGTTCACTATGCGTGCCATGATGGCGCGCGGTGAAGAGTCTGATCCTTAACAAGGCACCGGCCTTGGAAAGAGTTCTGGACATGCGGCAGCGCCCCGGGAAAGAGCGCCCATTTTTGCATGTTTGGTTCCTTTCTTTTGGTCTCGGTGCGATTCGACAGAAAGACTGTTAAATGCCAACTATTCAGCAGCTGGTCCGCAAGGGCCGCCACGATAAGCGTAAAGAGGTTTCCACCGCTGCGCTGAAGGGTTCCCCGCAGCGTCGCGGTGTGTGCACCCGCGTGTACACCACCACTCCTAAGAAGCCGAACTCCGCACTGCGTAAGGTTGCTCGTGTTCGCCTGACTACCGGTATTGAGGTTTCCGCCTACATTCCGGGTGAGGGCCACAACCTGCAGGAGCACTCCATGGTCCTCGTTCGCGGCGGCCGTGTGAAGGACCTTCCTGGTGTTCGTTACAAGATCATCCGCGGCGCTCTGGATACCCAGGGTGTCAAGGACCGTAAGCAGGCACGTTCCCGTTACGGCGCAAAGAAGGGACAGTAATAAACAATGCGTAAGAATGCTGCTCCGAAGCGTCCTGTAGTCAAGGACCCGGTATACAACTCCGAGCAGGTAACCATGCTCGTCAACAAGATCCTCCAGGACGGCAAGAAGTCCACCGCAGAGCGCATCGTCTACGGCGCTCTCGAGGCTTGCCGCGAGAAGACCGGTACCGATCCGGTTGGCACCCTGGAGAAGGCACTGGGCAACATCCGCCCAGACCTCGAGGTTCGCTCCCGCCGTGTCGGTGGCGCTACCTACCAGGTGCCGGTTGAGGTTCGCCCTGACCGCGCTAACACCCTGGCACTGCGCTGGATGGTGACCTTCACCCGCCAGCGTCGCGAGAACTCCATGATCGAGCGTCTCGCAAACGAGATCCTGGATGCCTCCAACGGCCTCGGCGCTTCCGTTAAGCGTCGTGAGGATACTCACAAGATGGCAGAGGCCAACCGCGCCTTCGCCCACTACCGCTGGTAATTTCAGCACCCACATCAATGGCCCAAGCAACGAGAAACAAGTTTCGCGCTGGCTGCCGGCAGGTTTCCTGCCGCGGCAACACAAAACTCCATATCTCTTGCTTGGGCCATTTTTTGCCCTAATGGGTGTGATTTCTGGACGGTATGCCCGCCCAGTCCGGCGGCATCGTGGAGTGTCCAGTACACTGAAGCGATGGAAGTCTAGGGGCAGAATGCTCCGAGGACGGCCAATAGTGGCAAAAATATACATGACCTTATCCATGCAGGCGTCATAGCCAGAAACCTGGTCACGGCGTCGACGACTATTAAGTTGGGGTATAAACGTGGCACAAGAAGTGCTTAAGGACCTGAACAAGGTCCGCAACATCGGCATCATGGCCCACATCGATGCTGGTAAGACGACGACCACCGAGCGTATTCTCTTCTACACCGGTATCAACCGTAAGGTGGGCGAGACCCACGACGGTGCTTCCACCACTGACTGGATGGCACAGGAGAAGGAACGCGGCATCACCATTACCTCCGCTGCCGTGACCTGCTTCTGGAACAATAACCAGATCAACATCATCGACACTCCGGGTCACGTTGACTTCACCGTTGAGGTTGAGCGTTCCCTCCGTGTTCTCGATGGCGCCGTCGCAGTCTTCGACGGTAAGGAAGGCGTTGAGCCGCAGTCCGAGCAGGTGTGGCGTCAGGCTGCTAAGTACGACGTTCCGCGTATCTGCTTCGTCAACAAGATGGACAAGCTGGGCGCAGACTTCTACTACACCGTCTCCACCATCGTTGACCGCTTGGGCGCTAAGCCGTTGGTTATGCAGCTGCCTATCGGCGCTGAGGATGACTTCGACGGCGTCGTTGACCTGCTGAACATGCAGGCCATCACCTGGCGTGGCAAGGTCGAGACCGGTGCAGAGCCTACCTACGAGGAGATCCCAGAGGACCTCAAGG
This genomic stretch from Corynebacterium tuberculostearicum harbors:
- a CDS encoding energy-coupling factor transporter transmembrane component T family protein; the encoded protein is MPNLLRGANPLSRIFLMFIWVTPLLASIDWVSAAVSLALTLTFAPLCGVSWVRLFKAGWFLFLIAPISGISMLLYGEPGGKEYFSWWLIAVTQNSLTLAIAITLRVFAVALPMVVLARDIDPTELGDALSQILKLPSRFVIGAVAGVRMMTLFQSDWQSLGMARRARGLTDVGKLQHLLTMSFGLLVIALRRGGKLATAMEARGFGRTPPGGGKRSWARESRLRARDGWIMACGAVLAFVPVVVSVLTGAWRFFGL
- a CDS encoding ABC transporter ATP-binding protein; translation: MSDFSTLAGNATKITARGFGWTHAGRKQPALADIDLVIEPGERVLLCGDSGSGKSTLLAAMAGVLGSDEEGTRTGEILLEDSSGMVEEPGCSIPVGLVLQDPDSQVISARVGDDIAFGCENLAYPREEIWRRVAAAKELVGPFVPLDFPTERLSGGQKQRLALAGVIAMGAGVVLLDEPTANLDPAGARDVVRAVSRLVEETGATLVVVEHQHAAWDGVLDRAVELDRGRIVADISFAEVAQRRQVSGLPQARRLSEADLAQREAALWSTDLVTRYGPPRTIALPAGASTVITGPNGAGKSTWLMTMAGLLPAESGEIGVADFVRRGVKGPPLRWKSRELADRIGYVFQNPEHQFVARTVAEELRVAPKVMRVEPPEERIAQLVESLRLEHLLEANPFTLSGGEKRRLSVATALVTAPSVLLLDEPTFGQDPQTFVELVRLLRQLADDGTTIASITHDPLFIQALGDHRVEVHGA
- the rpsG gene encoding 30S ribosomal protein S7 translates to MRKNAAPKRPVVKDPVYNSEQVTMLVNKILQDGKKSTAERIVYGALEACREKTGTDPVGTLEKALGNIRPDLEVRSRRVGGATYQVPVEVRPDRANTLALRWMVTFTRQRRENSMIERLANEILDASNGLGASVKRREDTHKMAEANRAFAHYRW
- a CDS encoding ECF transporter S component; translated protein: MTTNTRVSAAPKRSLNWRVVDIVVASVLGVACGFVFLGWNAVGYAWFEAMDAVTPGLGGIATGIWLIGGVLGGLIIRKPGAAIYVEVLAATVSAVLGSQWGISTLYSGLAQGIGVEIVLAIFLYRKFGLGVSILAGMAAGWGAFVLELFLSGNLARSFEFKVIYLATLSVSGAILAGALGYFVVKALAKTGALDRFAAGREQRA
- the rpsL gene encoding 30S ribosomal protein S12: MPTIQQLVRKGRHDKRKEVSTAALKGSPQRRGVCTRVYTTTPKKPNSALRKVARVRLTTGIEVSAYIPGEGHNLQEHSMVLVRGGRVKDLPGVRYKIIRGALDTQGVKDRKQARSRYGAKKGQ